CTTCGACCGATAAAGATAACACGAAATTTTATAAAATATGCTGAAGGTTCGTGCCTTATTGAGATGGGGAACACAAAGGTGATTGTGACAGCAACGGTTGATGACAAGGTTCCGCCTTTTAAAAAAGGAAGTGGTGAGGGCTGGATCACAGCTGAATACTCCATGCTGCCAAGGGCAACACAGCAGAGAAATGTAAGGGATATAAACAAGCTCAGGCTCAGCGGCAGGAGTCAGGAAATACAAAGGCTGATTGGCAGAGCACTCAGGGCCGGTATAAACTTTAAAGCTTTGGGCGAGCGTGTTATAATCCTTGACTGCGACGTTATTCAGGCAGATGGTGGTACAAGAACAGCTTCAATTACAGGTGGGTTTATTGCAATGTTCGATGCCTGCAAAAAGCTTTATGATGATAAAGTGGTAGAAAGCTTCCCAATTACAGATTTTGTGGCTGCAGTGTCTGTCGGGATCTGTGATGGAATTGAGATGCTTGACCTTTGCTTTGAAGAGGACTCCAAAGCTTCGGTTGATATGAACCTTGTTATGAACAGCAAGGGAGAGTTTATTGAGATTCAGGGCACGGCAGAAGGTGCTGCTTTTACACAGCAGCAGTTTGAAAAGCTGCTTGAGCTTGGCAAGCAGGGTATTCAAAAGATTATTGAAATTCAAAAAGAGGTTTTAGGGGAAGATAGCAAACTTGTTGGGAGTGTTCAAAAAGATGAAAAAGCTTCTTGTTGCGACCAGGAATAAGGGAAAGGCGCAGGAGATAAAGAATCTAATTGGAGATTTTTTTGATGATGTTTTGACACTGCTTGATTTTGCTGAGAATATACACATAATTGAGGATGGAAAAACTTTTGAAGAAAATGCACTGAAGAAAGCAAAATCTATTTACGGGCTTTACAGACTTCCCACTTTGGCTGATGATTCAGGGCTTGAGGTGGATGCGCTTGGAGGAAGACCGGGTGTGTATTCTGCAAGATATGCGGGCGATAATGCAACCGACGAAGAAAGAATAAAAAAACTTCTGGAAGAATTAAAAGATGTGCCTTATGAGAAAAGGGATGCACAGTTTGTATGTGTGCTTGTTTTTATTGATGAGAATGGCAGAGTGTATCAGACAAAGGGAGTATGCAGAGGGAAAATTGGCTTTGAACCACGGGGTGAAAATGGTTTTGGGTATGACCCTATTTTCATTCCTGAAGGCTACAGTGTGACATTTGCAGAGCTTGAGACTGATGAGAAAAACAGAATATCACACAGAGCCAGAGCTTTTGAAAAACTAAAAATGATTTTGGGTGAGATATACAATGAAGATACTGGTACTGAGCGACACCCATGGAATTACCTATGATGCAGAGAGAATTGTAAAGAAGTATGAAAAAAACATTGTTTTGTGTGTTCACCTTGGTGACCTTGTGAAAGATGCTGTATATCTTCAGAATAAATTCTTGAATCTAAGATTTGAGATAGTGAGAGGAAACAACGACTTTACAAGAGATTTTCCATCGGAAAAGATTATTGAAGTCGGGGGCAAAAAAATTCTAATAACACATGGTCATAT
The Caldicellulosiruptor morganii DNA segment above includes these coding regions:
- the rph gene encoding ribonuclease PH, with amino-acid sequence MRPDQRAYNELRPIKITRNFIKYAEGSCLIEMGNTKVIVTATVDDKVPPFKKGSGEGWITAEYSMLPRATQQRNVRDINKLRLSGRSQEIQRLIGRALRAGINFKALGERVIILDCDVIQADGGTRTASITGGFIAMFDACKKLYDDKVVESFPITDFVAAVSVGICDGIEMLDLCFEEDSKASVDMNLVMNSKGEFIEIQGTAEGAAFTQQQFEKLLELGKQGIQKIIEIQKEVLGEDSKLVGSVQKDEKASCCDQE
- a CDS encoding XTP/dITP diphosphatase; the encoded protein is MKKLLVATRNKGKAQEIKNLIGDFFDDVLTLLDFAENIHIIEDGKTFEENALKKAKSIYGLYRLPTLADDSGLEVDALGGRPGVYSARYAGDNATDEERIKKLLEELKDVPYEKRDAQFVCVLVFIDENGRVYQTKGVCRGKIGFEPRGENGFGYDPIFIPEGYSVTFAELETDEKNRISHRARAFEKLKMILGEIYNEDTGTERHPWNYL
- a CDS encoding metallophosphoesterase, whose amino-acid sequence is MKILVLSDTHGITYDAERIVKKYEKNIVLCVHLGDLVKDAVYLQNKFLNLRFEIVRGNNDFTRDFPSEKIIEVGGKKILITHGHMYSVKSTYDLIVNHAKTFKVDAVFFGHTHQQEEFYSDNILFLNPGSLALSRDGSRSYAIAEVTKFGVVAYLEKV